A single Watersipora subatra chromosome 7, tzWatSuba1.1, whole genome shotgun sequence DNA region contains:
- the LOC137399924 gene encoding tubulin alpha-1C chain-like isoform X2: MGNACWELYCLEHGIQPDGQMPSDKSVGKRDDSNTFFSETGAGKHVPRAVFVDLEPTVVDEIRTGTYRQLFHPEQMITGKEDAANNYARGHYTVGKEHVDNVLDRIRRLSDNCSGLQGFLIFRSFGGGTGSGFTSLLMERLSVDYGKKAKLEFSVYPAPQISTAVVEPYNSILTTHTTLEHSDCAFMVDNEAIYDICKRNLDISRPSYTNLNRLISQVVSSITASLRFDGALNVDLNEFQTNLVPYPRIHFPLATYAPIVSAEKAFHEQLTVGEITNSCFEPVNQMVKCDPRHGKYMACCLLFRGDVVPKDVNAAIANIKTKRTIQFVDWCPTGFKVGINYQPPTVVPGGDLAKVQRAVCMLSNTTAIAEAWARLDHKFDLMYAKRAFVHWYVGEGMEEGEFSEAREDMAALEKDYEEVGVDSADYDEAEDEEY, encoded by the exons ATGGGAAATGCTTGCTGGGAGCTGTACTGCTTGGAGCATGGCATTCAGCCAGACGGGCAGATGCCGTCAGACAAGTCAGTAGGAAAGCGTGACGACTCCAACACGTTCTTTAGTGAAACCGGAGCAGGCAAACATGTGCCCAGAGCAGTGTTTGTAGATCTCGAACCTACTGTGGTCG ATGAAATTCGAACTGGTACCTACCGACAGCTGTTCCACCCGGAGCAGATGATAACTGGCAAGGAAGATGCTGCAAACAACTATGCCAGAGGCCATTACACTGTTGGCAAGGAGCATGTCGACAATGTGCTAGATAGGATTAGACGTCTTTCTGACAATTGCAGTGGTCTTCAAGGATTTTTGATTTTCCGCTCTTTTG GCGGTGGTACTGGATCCGGATTCACTTCCCTTCTGATGGAACGGCTCAGTGTGGACTACGGCAAGAAAGCGAAGTTGGAGTTCTCCGTTTACCCAGCCCCTCAAATCTCCACTGCTGTTGTGGAGCCATATAACTCAATCTTGACCACTCATACCACCTTGGAGCACTCGGATTGCGCTTTCATGGTTGACAATGAAGCAATATATGACATATGCAAGCGGAATTTAGACATTTCCAGACCGAGTTACACGAATCTTAATCGTCTCATTTCGCAAGTAGTGTCTTCTATTACTGCTTCTCTGCGATTCGATGGTGCATTGAATGTAGATTTAAATGAGTTTCAGACCAATTTGGTGCCTTACCCTCGCATACACTTCCCTTTGGCCACTTATGCCCCGATCGTCTCCGCTGAAAAAGCATTTCATGAGCAGCTCACTGTGGGAGAGATTACCAACTCGTGCTTCGAGCCTGTGAACCAGATGGTGAAATGCGATCCTAGGCATGGCAAGTACATGGCTTGCTGCCTCCTTTTCAGAGGTGATGTGGTGCCAAAAGACGTCAATGCGGCCATCGCTAACATCAAGACGAAAAGAACTATCCAATTTGTCGACTGGTGTCCAACTGGCTTCAAGGTGGGCATCAACTATCAGCCTCCAACTGTTGTACCAGGAGGTGATCTCGCAAAGGTGCAGCGTGCTGTTTGCATGCTGAGCAATACAACTGCTATCGCTGAAGCTTGGGCTCGTTTGGATCACAAGTTTGACCTGATGTATGCCAAGCGTGCTTTCGTTCATTGGTATGTTGGAGAAGGCATGGAAGAGGGAGAATTCTCTGAAGCCCGAGAGGACATGGCTGCTCTTGAGAAGGACTACGAGGAAGTCGGTGTGGACTCCGCTGACTATGATGAAGCTGAGGACGAAGAGTATTAA
- the LOC137399924 gene encoding tubulin alpha-1C chain-like isoform X1, whose amino-acid sequence MRECISIHVGQAGVQMGNACWELYCLEHGIQPDGQMPSDKSVGKRDDSNTFFSETGAGKHVPRAVFVDLEPTVVDEIRTGTYRQLFHPEQMITGKEDAANNYARGHYTVGKEHVDNVLDRIRRLSDNCSGLQGFLIFRSFGGGTGSGFTSLLMERLSVDYGKKAKLEFSVYPAPQISTAVVEPYNSILTTHTTLEHSDCAFMVDNEAIYDICKRNLDISRPSYTNLNRLISQVVSSITASLRFDGALNVDLNEFQTNLVPYPRIHFPLATYAPIVSAEKAFHEQLTVGEITNSCFEPVNQMVKCDPRHGKYMACCLLFRGDVVPKDVNAAIANIKTKRTIQFVDWCPTGFKVGINYQPPTVVPGGDLAKVQRAVCMLSNTTAIAEAWARLDHKFDLMYAKRAFVHWYVGEGMEEGEFSEAREDMAALEKDYEEVGVDSADYDEAEDEEY is encoded by the exons ATG CGTGAGTGCATTTCAATCCATGTCGGTCAAGCTGGAGTTCAGATGGGAAATGCTTGCTGGGAGCTGTACTGCTTGGAGCATGGCATTCAGCCAGACGGGCAGATGCCGTCAGACAAGTCAGTAGGAAAGCGTGACGACTCCAACACGTTCTTTAGTGAAACCGGAGCAGGCAAACATGTGCCCAGAGCAGTGTTTGTAGATCTCGAACCTACTGTGGTCG ATGAAATTCGAACTGGTACCTACCGACAGCTGTTCCACCCGGAGCAGATGATAACTGGCAAGGAAGATGCTGCAAACAACTATGCCAGAGGCCATTACACTGTTGGCAAGGAGCATGTCGACAATGTGCTAGATAGGATTAGACGTCTTTCTGACAATTGCAGTGGTCTTCAAGGATTTTTGATTTTCCGCTCTTTTG GCGGTGGTACTGGATCCGGATTCACTTCCCTTCTGATGGAACGGCTCAGTGTGGACTACGGCAAGAAAGCGAAGTTGGAGTTCTCCGTTTACCCAGCCCCTCAAATCTCCACTGCTGTTGTGGAGCCATATAACTCAATCTTGACCACTCATACCACCTTGGAGCACTCGGATTGCGCTTTCATGGTTGACAATGAAGCAATATATGACATATGCAAGCGGAATTTAGACATTTCCAGACCGAGTTACACGAATCTTAATCGTCTCATTTCGCAAGTAGTGTCTTCTATTACTGCTTCTCTGCGATTCGATGGTGCATTGAATGTAGATTTAAATGAGTTTCAGACCAATTTGGTGCCTTACCCTCGCATACACTTCCCTTTGGCCACTTATGCCCCGATCGTCTCCGCTGAAAAAGCATTTCATGAGCAGCTCACTGTGGGAGAGATTACCAACTCGTGCTTCGAGCCTGTGAACCAGATGGTGAAATGCGATCCTAGGCATGGCAAGTACATGGCTTGCTGCCTCCTTTTCAGAGGTGATGTGGTGCCAAAAGACGTCAATGCGGCCATCGCTAACATCAAGACGAAAAGAACTATCCAATTTGTCGACTGGTGTCCAACTGGCTTCAAGGTGGGCATCAACTATCAGCCTCCAACTGTTGTACCAGGAGGTGATCTCGCAAAGGTGCAGCGTGCTGTTTGCATGCTGAGCAATACAACTGCTATCGCTGAAGCTTGGGCTCGTTTGGATCACAAGTTTGACCTGATGTATGCCAAGCGTGCTTTCGTTCATTGGTATGTTGGAGAAGGCATGGAAGAGGGAGAATTCTCTGAAGCCCGAGAGGACATGGCTGCTCTTGAGAAGGACTACGAGGAAGTCGGTGTGGACTCCGCTGACTATGATGAAGCTGAGGACGAAGAGTATTAA
- the LOC137399923 gene encoding tubulin alpha-1C chain-like has translation MGNACWELYCLEHGIQPDGQMPSDKSVGKCDDSFNTFFSETGAGKHVPRAVFVDLEPTVVDEIRTGTYRQLFHPEQMITGKEDAANNYARGHYTVGKEQVDNVLDRIRRLSDNCSGLQGFLIFHSFGGGTGSGFTSLLMERLSVDYGKKAKLEFSVYPAPQISTAVVEPYNSILTTHTTLEHSDCAFMVDNEAIYDICKRNLDISRPSYTNLNRLISQVVSSITASLRFDGALNVDLNEFQTNLVPYPRIHFPLATYAPIISAEKAFHEQLTVGEITTSCFEPVNQMVKCDPRHGKYMACCLLFRGDVVPKDVNAAIATIKTKRTIQFVDWCPTGFKVGINYQPPTVVPGGDLAKVQRAVCMLSNTTAIAEAWARLDHKFDLMYAKRAFVHWYVGEGMEEGEFSEAREDMAALEKDYEEVGVDSADYDEAEDEEY, from the exons ATGGGAAATGCTTGCTGGGAGCTGTACTGCTTGGAGCATGGCATTCAGCCAGACGGGCAGATGCCGTCAGACAAATCCGTTGGAAAATGTGACGACTCCTTCAACACGTTCTTTAGTGAAACCGGAGCAGGCAAACATGTGCCCAGAGCAGTGTTTGTAGATCTCGAACCTACTGTCGTCG ATGAAATTCGAACTGGTACCTACCGACAGCTGTTCCACCCGGAGCAGATGATAACTGGCAAGGAAGATGCTGCAAACAACTATGCGCGAGGCCATTACACTGTTGGCAAGGAGCAAGTCGACAATGTGCTAGATAGGATAAGACGTCTCTCTGACAATTGCAGCGGTCTTCAAGGATTTTTGATTTTCCACTCTTTTG GTGGTGGTACTGGATCCGGATTCACTTCCCTTCTGATGGAACGGCTCAGTGTGGACTACGGCAAGAAAGCCAAGTTGGAGTTCTCCGTTTACCCAGCCCCTCAGATTTCCACTGCTGTTGTGGAGCCATACAACTCGATCTTGACCACTCATACCACCTTGGAGCACTCGGATTGCGCTTTCATGGTTGACAACGAAGCAATCTATGACATATGCAAGCGGAATTTAGACATATCGAGGCCAAGTTACACGAATCTTAATCGTCTTATTTCACAAGTAGTGTCTTCTATCACTGCTTCTCTGCGATTCGATGGTGCATTGAATGTAGATTTGAATGAGTTTCAGACCAATTTGGTGCCCTACCCTCGCATACACTTCCCTTTGGCTACTTATGCCCCGATCATCTCCGCTGAGAAAGCATTTCATGAGCAGCTCACTGTAGGAGAGATTACCACTTCGTGCTTTGAGCCTGTGAACCAGATGGTGAAATGTGATCCTAGGCATGGCAAGTACATGGCTTGCTGTCTCCTCTTCAGAGGTGATGTGGTGCCAAAAGACGTCAATGCGGCCATCGCTACTATCAAGACAAAGAGAACTATCCAATTTGTCGACTGGTGTCCAACTGGCTTCAAGGTGGGCATCAACTATCAGCCTCCAACTGTTGTACCAGGAGGTGATCTCGCAAAGGTGCAGCGCGCTGTTTGCATGCTGAGCAATACAACTGCTATCGCTGAAGCTTGGGCTCGTTTGGACCACAAGTTTGACCTGATGTATGCCAAGCGCGCTTTCGTTCATTGGTATGTTGGAGAAGGCATGGAAGAGGGAGAATTCTCTGAAGCTCGAGAGGACATGGCTGCTCTTGAGAAGGACTACGAGGAAGTCGGTGTGGACTCCGCTGACTATGATGAAGCTGAGGACGAAGAGTATTAA